A window of the Lactuca sativa cultivar Salinas chromosome 7, Lsat_Salinas_v11, whole genome shotgun sequence genome harbors these coding sequences:
- the LOC111907040 gene encoding pentatricopeptide repeat-containing protein At1g55890, mitochondrial: protein MSTLSRIFRTFSTSVSNPPAKSIYEDLYKERNLKRVVEKFKKCSESHLFRKQANVYGNIVRRLASARKYKWVEEILEDQKQYNEISKEGFAVRLISLYGKSGMLDHASKVFDEMPERKCPQTVKSFNALLGACVNAKKFDKLDGFFRELPEKLSLKPDIVSYNTAIKAFCEMGSFDSAATIFEEIEKNGLEPDLITFNTLLIGFYGNGRFLEGEKFWGKMMNTSLSPDIRTYNAKLVGLVSEKKLAEAVELFDKLESKNVKPDEFSYNAIINGFCNNGDLKEAKNWYAKLGQSDSTPNKATFAALIRLACKVGDFDWAIELFEQTIEEKCLVDPNVMQLVIHGLVKEKKIEDAKKLVGIGNSNKFRKYNLIVPADE, encoded by the coding sequence ATGTCTACCCTTTCTCGCATCTTCCGCACTTTCTCCACTTCCGTCTCCAACCCACCGGCGAAATCGATCTACGAAGACCTCTACAAAGAGCGGAATCTCAAAAGGGTGGTAGAGAAATTCAAGAAGTGCTCAGAATCACATCTGTTCCGTAAACAAGCCAACGTTTACGGCAACATAGTCCGCCGTCTCGCCTCCGCCAGGAAATACAAATGGGTCGAGGAGATTCTCGAGGACCAGAAACAATATAATGAGATTTCCAAAGAAGGGTTTGCAGTTCGGTTAATTTCTTTGTATGGAAAATCAGGTATGCTTGATCACGCTTCCAAGGTGTTCGACGAAATGCCTGAGCGAAAATGCCCGCAGACTGTTAAATCGTTCAATGCACTTCTCGGGGCGTGTGTTAACGCGAAGAAGTTCGATAAGCTTGACGGATTCTTCCGCGAGTTGCCTGAGAAACTCTCCTTGAAACCTGATATTGTCTCGTATAACACTGCGATCAAAGCTTTTTGTGAGATGGGTTCGTTTGATtcggctgcaactatatttgaaGAAATCGAAAAGAACGGATTGGAGCCTGATTTGATTACTTTTAATACTTTGCTCATCGGATTTTACGGAAACGGTAGGTTTCTGGAAGGTGAGAAATTTTGGGGGAAGATGATGAACACTAGCCTTTCACCCGATATCAGAACTTACAACGCTAAATTGGTTGGACTGGTTTCCGAGAAGAAATTAGCCGAAGCTGTTGAACTTTTTGACAAATTGGAGTCTAAAAATGTTAAGCCTGATGAGTTTAGCTACAATGCTATCATCAATGGTTTCTGCAACAATGGCGACTTGAAGGAAGCAAAGAATTGGTACGCTAAATTAGGGCAAAGTGATTCTACTCCTAATAAAGCGACATTTGCAGCTCTGATTCGTTTGGCTTGTAAAGTGGGCGATTTTGATTGGGCGATTGAGCTTTTTGAGCAAACGATTGAAGAAAAATGTCTTGTTGATCCAAATGTTATGCAACTTGTGATCCATGGATTGGTTAAGGAGAAGAAAATTGAAGATGCTAAGAAGCTTGTGGGGATTGGGAACTCGAATAAGTTTAGAAAATACAATTTGATCGTGCCTGCAGATGAGTGA
- the LOC111907048 gene encoding uncharacterized protein LOC111907048 isoform X1 — MRHIAKDVLPSFLSSIASFLSVICFRIISILNGDVCIYVNMQHHCRRCGGLFCGSCTQQRMYLRGQGDSPVRICEPCKTLEEAARFEMRYGHKNKSRKGASKLASDNEDDLLGNESISSEKGSVHLRPSASSSNTDMEVDFESTTPEELRQKAVEEKKKHKTLKAEGKPEEALRAFKRGKELERQAGALEIELRKNRKKALSSTSVNENSKAGIEKQPKQKDDLVNELRELGWSDHDLHDADKKPVNMTLEGELSTLLKQVSQKNPKTEKGNVGIDKSEVIAIKKKALAFKREGKLTEAKEELKKAKILEKQIEERELLGDDSDSESDDEFKSLMRSMDIDKQDILASGNDRNRNHNIDVDFNFDFDHQPDFDVTEEDMDDPEMSAALQSLGWTEDHSVNDDVAVLTEKIQSLKREALIKKRAGQTDEALALLKKAKMLEKGENNDPGASLELDSGPKPGPKTGPKSKLAIQRELLALKKKALALRREGKADEADQELAKGKALEEQIEELESGPKVKPPVKPIDFSTPMEVEDEDEDVTDMDMNDPSYLSLLQNLGWQEEEKEVPKVKAVDFSTPKPKSKNEIQRELLALKRKSLALRREGKVDEAEEVLQKTKGLEAQLAELEGPNQNLDQNIVEKTEPQTVEVRVEEKAPALVTKSTESTESAELGSVQERVMAHKRKALSLKREGRLAEAKEELKLAKLLENKNRDMNTDTDMVDRTPGPSPVPVPVTSEPSGSIAMEPEGTSESSPPPSVKLSSRERFKLQQESLGHKRKALKLRREGKNEEAEAEFELAKNLESQLEAASEAVKPPPGDDVGVEDLLDPQLLFALREVGIEGGGGARPSPEKVAVKKVEVEAVAVAVVNKSERVELEEEIKAAKVNAVKLKRAGKQGEALDALRRAKLLEKKLNSLS; from the exons ATGCGACACATTGCCAAGGATGTTCTTCCCAGTTTTCTTTCATCAATCGCAAG TTTCTTATCAGTTATCTGCTTTAGAATCATATCAATACTTAATGGTGATGTATGCATATATGTGAATATGCAGCACCATTGCCGAAGATGTGGAGGCTTGTTCTGTGGCAGCTGTACCCAACAAAGAATGTACTTAAGAGGACAGGGTGATTCACCTGTTCGTATTTGTGAACCCTGTAAAACTTTAGAAGAGGCAGCTCGTTTTGAAATGCGGTATGGACACAAGAATAAAAGTAGAAAAG GGGCTTCAAAACTTGCATCTGATAATGAAGATGATCTCTTAGGAAACGAATCAATTTCATCAGAAAAAGGATCGGTTCACTTGCGTCCAAGTGCTTCATCTTCGAATACTGACATGGAGGTTGACTTTGAGTCAACTACTCCTGAAGAACTGAGACAAAAAGCTGttgaagaaaagaaaaaacataaaaCTCTAAAAGCAGAAGGAAAGCCAGAAGAAGCATTGAGAGCTTTCAAAAGGGGAAAGGAGCTTGAAAGACAAGCGGGAGCTTTAGAGATTGAATTAAGGAAAAACCGGAAGAAGGCTCTTTCATCCACAAGTGTAAATGAAAACTCAAAAGCTGGAATTGAAAAACAACCGAAACAAAAAGATGATCTTGTTAATGAACTCAGAGAACTTGGATGGTCTGATCATGATCTTCATGATGCTGATAAAAAACCAGTCAACATGACTTTGGAAGGAGAATTATCGACCCTACTTAAACAAGTCTCTCAGAAGAATCCTAAAACCGAAAAGGGTAATGTTGGAATTGACAAATCCGAGGTTATTGCTATTAAGAAAAAAGCACTCGCCTTTAAGCGTGAAGGGAAGCTCACTGAAGCGAAAGAAGAACTCAAAAAAGCCAAAATTCTTGAAAAACAAATCGAAGAACGGGAATTGTTGGGCGATGATTCCGATTCCGAATCCGATGACGAGTTCAAGTCATTGATGCGTAGCATGGACATTGATAAACAAGACATTTTAGCATCCGGGAATGACCGGAATCGGAATCACAACATTgatgttgactttaactttgactttgaccatcaACCCGATTTTGATGTGACCGAAGAAGATATGGACGACCCTGAAATGTCGGCTGCTTTGCAATCATTAGGGTGGACCGAAGATCATTCGGTCAATGATGACGTGGCGGTGTTAACTGAAAAAATACAATCTTTAAAAAGAGAAGCATTAATCAAGAAACGAGCGGGTCAAACCGATGAAGCATTGGCACTTCTGAAAAAGGCTAAAATGCTTGAGAAAGGAGAAAATAATGATCCGGGTGCGTCATTAGAACTTGATTCGGGCCCGAAACCGGGCCCAAAAACAGGCCCAAAGAGCAAGTTAGCAATTCAAAGAGAGCTTCTTGCCTTAAAGAAGAAAGCCCTTGCTTTAAGAAGGGAAGGAAAAGCTGACGAGGCAGATCAAGAATTGGCAAAAGGGAAAGCTCTTGAAGAGCAAATTGAAGAGTTGGAAAGTGGCCCGAAAGTCAAACCTCCGGTCAAGCCCATTGACTTTTCAACACCAATGGaggttgaagatgaagatgaggatGTAACTGACATGGATATGAACGATCCATCTTATTTATCACTTTTACAAAACCTCGGTTggcaagaagaagaaaaagaagttcCCAAAGTCAAAGCTGTTGACTTTTCAACACCAAAACCAAAAAGTAAAAACGAGATTCAACGGGAACTATTGGCCCTAAAACGAAAATCCCTCGCTTTGAGACGTGAAGGGAAGGTTGATGAGGCGGAAGAGGTTTTACAAAAAACAAAAGGGTTAGAAGCGCAATTAGCCGAACTCGAAGGACCAAATCAAAATTTGGACCAAAATATCGTTGAAAAAACGGAGCCTCAAACTGTTGAAGTTAGGGTAGAAGAAAAGGCACCAGCTTTGGTAACTAAGTCTACCGAGTCAACCGAGTCAGCAGAGTTGGGATCAGTCCAGGAACGGGTGATGGCTCACAAGAGAAAAGCACTTAGCTTGAAAAGAGAAGGAAGGTTAGCCGAAGCCAAGGAGGAATTGAAGTTGGCTAAACTTTTAGAAAACAAAAACCGAGACATGAACACGGACACAGACATGGTGGATCGAACCCCGGGTCCGAGTCCGGTTCCAGTTCCGGTTACTAGTGAACCGAGTGGTTCAATTGCTATGGAACCGGAAGGAACCAGCGAGAGTTCACCACCACCATCGGTGAAATTATCGTCTCGGGAGCGGTTCAAATTGCAACAAGAATCTTTGGGGCATAAAAGGAAAGCATTGAAGTTGAGAAGGGAAGGGAAGAATGAGGAGGCGGAAGCCGAGTTTGAATTGGCTAAAAACCTCGAGAGTCAGCTCGAGGCTGCCAGTGAGGCGGTGAAACCGCCTCCTGGTGATGATGTGGGGGTTGAGGATCTTCTTGATCCTCAACTTTTGTTTGCTCTTAGGGAGGTGGGGatagaaggtggtggtggtgctcgGCCTTCGCCGGAGAAGGTGGCGGTGAAGAAGGTTGAGGTGGAggcggtggcggtggcggtggttAACAAGAGTGAGAGGGTGGAGTTGGAGGAGGAGATAAAGGCAGCGAAGGTGAATGCGGTGAAGTTGAAACGGGCGGGAAAGCAAGGGGAGGCGTTGGATGCTCTTAGACGTGCTAAATTACTTGAAAAGAAGCTGAATTCTTTGAGTTGA
- the LOC111907048 gene encoding uncharacterized protein LOC111907048 isoform X2, whose protein sequence is MLEKIGLPPKPSLRGNNWVIDATHCQGCSSQFSFINRKHHCRRCGGLFCGSCTQQRMYLRGQGDSPVRICEPCKTLEEAARFEMRYGHKNKSRKGASKLASDNEDDLLGNESISSEKGSVHLRPSASSSNTDMEVDFESTTPEELRQKAVEEKKKHKTLKAEGKPEEALRAFKRGKELERQAGALEIELRKNRKKALSSTSVNENSKAGIEKQPKQKDDLVNELRELGWSDHDLHDADKKPVNMTLEGELSTLLKQVSQKNPKTEKGNVGIDKSEVIAIKKKALAFKREGKLTEAKEELKKAKILEKQIEERELLGDDSDSESDDEFKSLMRSMDIDKQDILASGNDRNRNHNIDVDFNFDFDHQPDFDVTEEDMDDPEMSAALQSLGWTEDHSVNDDVAVLTEKIQSLKREALIKKRAGQTDEALALLKKAKMLEKGENNDPGASLELDSGPKPGPKTGPKSKLAIQRELLALKKKALALRREGKADEADQELAKGKALEEQIEELESGPKVKPPVKPIDFSTPMEVEDEDEDVTDMDMNDPSYLSLLQNLGWQEEEKEVPKVKAVDFSTPKPKSKNEIQRELLALKRKSLALRREGKVDEAEEVLQKTKGLEAQLAELEGPNQNLDQNIVEKTEPQTVEVRVEEKAPALVTKSTESTESAELGSVQERVMAHKRKALSLKREGRLAEAKEELKLAKLLENKNRDMNTDTDMVDRTPGPSPVPVPVTSEPSGSIAMEPEGTSESSPPPSVKLSSRERFKLQQESLGHKRKALKLRREGKNEEAEAEFELAKNLESQLEAASEAVKPPPGDDVGVEDLLDPQLLFALREVGIEGGGGARPSPEKVAVKKVEVEAVAVAVVNKSERVELEEEIKAAKVNAVKLKRAGKQGEALDALRRAKLLEKKLNSLS, encoded by the exons ATGTTGGAGAAGATCGGATTGCCTCCGAAACCATCGCTGAGAGGAAATAATTGGGTGATCGATGCGACACATTGCCAAGGATGTTCTTCCCAGTTTTCTTTCATCAATCGCAAG CACCATTGCCGAAGATGTGGAGGCTTGTTCTGTGGCAGCTGTACCCAACAAAGAATGTACTTAAGAGGACAGGGTGATTCACCTGTTCGTATTTGTGAACCCTGTAAAACTTTAGAAGAGGCAGCTCGTTTTGAAATGCGGTATGGACACAAGAATAAAAGTAGAAAAG GGGCTTCAAAACTTGCATCTGATAATGAAGATGATCTCTTAGGAAACGAATCAATTTCATCAGAAAAAGGATCGGTTCACTTGCGTCCAAGTGCTTCATCTTCGAATACTGACATGGAGGTTGACTTTGAGTCAACTACTCCTGAAGAACTGAGACAAAAAGCTGttgaagaaaagaaaaaacataaaaCTCTAAAAGCAGAAGGAAAGCCAGAAGAAGCATTGAGAGCTTTCAAAAGGGGAAAGGAGCTTGAAAGACAAGCGGGAGCTTTAGAGATTGAATTAAGGAAAAACCGGAAGAAGGCTCTTTCATCCACAAGTGTAAATGAAAACTCAAAAGCTGGAATTGAAAAACAACCGAAACAAAAAGATGATCTTGTTAATGAACTCAGAGAACTTGGATGGTCTGATCATGATCTTCATGATGCTGATAAAAAACCAGTCAACATGACTTTGGAAGGAGAATTATCGACCCTACTTAAACAAGTCTCTCAGAAGAATCCTAAAACCGAAAAGGGTAATGTTGGAATTGACAAATCCGAGGTTATTGCTATTAAGAAAAAAGCACTCGCCTTTAAGCGTGAAGGGAAGCTCACTGAAGCGAAAGAAGAACTCAAAAAAGCCAAAATTCTTGAAAAACAAATCGAAGAACGGGAATTGTTGGGCGATGATTCCGATTCCGAATCCGATGACGAGTTCAAGTCATTGATGCGTAGCATGGACATTGATAAACAAGACATTTTAGCATCCGGGAATGACCGGAATCGGAATCACAACATTgatgttgactttaactttgactttgaccatcaACCCGATTTTGATGTGACCGAAGAAGATATGGACGACCCTGAAATGTCGGCTGCTTTGCAATCATTAGGGTGGACCGAAGATCATTCGGTCAATGATGACGTGGCGGTGTTAACTGAAAAAATACAATCTTTAAAAAGAGAAGCATTAATCAAGAAACGAGCGGGTCAAACCGATGAAGCATTGGCACTTCTGAAAAAGGCTAAAATGCTTGAGAAAGGAGAAAATAATGATCCGGGTGCGTCATTAGAACTTGATTCGGGCCCGAAACCGGGCCCAAAAACAGGCCCAAAGAGCAAGTTAGCAATTCAAAGAGAGCTTCTTGCCTTAAAGAAGAAAGCCCTTGCTTTAAGAAGGGAAGGAAAAGCTGACGAGGCAGATCAAGAATTGGCAAAAGGGAAAGCTCTTGAAGAGCAAATTGAAGAGTTGGAAAGTGGCCCGAAAGTCAAACCTCCGGTCAAGCCCATTGACTTTTCAACACCAATGGaggttgaagatgaagatgaggatGTAACTGACATGGATATGAACGATCCATCTTATTTATCACTTTTACAAAACCTCGGTTggcaagaagaagaaaaagaagttcCCAAAGTCAAAGCTGTTGACTTTTCAACACCAAAACCAAAAAGTAAAAACGAGATTCAACGGGAACTATTGGCCCTAAAACGAAAATCCCTCGCTTTGAGACGTGAAGGGAAGGTTGATGAGGCGGAAGAGGTTTTACAAAAAACAAAAGGGTTAGAAGCGCAATTAGCCGAACTCGAAGGACCAAATCAAAATTTGGACCAAAATATCGTTGAAAAAACGGAGCCTCAAACTGTTGAAGTTAGGGTAGAAGAAAAGGCACCAGCTTTGGTAACTAAGTCTACCGAGTCAACCGAGTCAGCAGAGTTGGGATCAGTCCAGGAACGGGTGATGGCTCACAAGAGAAAAGCACTTAGCTTGAAAAGAGAAGGAAGGTTAGCCGAAGCCAAGGAGGAATTGAAGTTGGCTAAACTTTTAGAAAACAAAAACCGAGACATGAACACGGACACAGACATGGTGGATCGAACCCCGGGTCCGAGTCCGGTTCCAGTTCCGGTTACTAGTGAACCGAGTGGTTCAATTGCTATGGAACCGGAAGGAACCAGCGAGAGTTCACCACCACCATCGGTGAAATTATCGTCTCGGGAGCGGTTCAAATTGCAACAAGAATCTTTGGGGCATAAAAGGAAAGCATTGAAGTTGAGAAGGGAAGGGAAGAATGAGGAGGCGGAAGCCGAGTTTGAATTGGCTAAAAACCTCGAGAGTCAGCTCGAGGCTGCCAGTGAGGCGGTGAAACCGCCTCCTGGTGATGATGTGGGGGTTGAGGATCTTCTTGATCCTCAACTTTTGTTTGCTCTTAGGGAGGTGGGGatagaaggtggtggtggtgctcgGCCTTCGCCGGAGAAGGTGGCGGTGAAGAAGGTTGAGGTGGAggcggtggcggtggcggtggttAACAAGAGTGAGAGGGTGGAGTTGGAGGAGGAGATAAAGGCAGCGAAGGTGAATGCGGTGAAGTTGAAACGGGCGGGAAAGCAAGGGGAGGCGTTGGATGCTCTTAGACGTGCTAAATTACTTGAAAAGAAGCTGAATTCTTTGAGTTGA
- the LOC111907574 gene encoding transcription factor DYT1, whose amino-acid sequence MEFSNLYDDISSVVEETNSSFDTVCRNRRRNYDEEDDDNNDDEGKFKSKNLKAERKRREKLKSRMLQLRSLVPKITNLNKETIITDAIDYIEELKISVTNLTNKIHEMEVEMAMEESFDIIQLCPQEKMKNWGIELEVEVSRINENKLWMKIIFEKKVGGFTKLMEAMSMLGIEVVDISVTTTKGAILITSCIEGKLLVPERVREELLDVIKVI is encoded by the exons ATGGAGTTTTCTAACCTTTACGATGAtatatcatctgttgttgaagaAACCAACAGTAGTTTCGACACTGTTTGCAGAAACAGGAGACGAAATTacgatgaagaagatgatgataacAATGATGATGAAGGGAAATTTAAGTCTAAGAACCTCAAAGCAGAAAGAAAAAGACGTGAAAAGCTCAAATCCAGGATGCTACAATTACGATCTCTAGTTCCTAAAATAACAAAT TTGAACAAAGAAACGATCATAACTGATGCTATTGATTATATCGAGGAGCTTAAAATTTCCGTGACAAATCTAACTAACAAGATACATGAAATGGAAGTTGAAATGGCAATGGAAGAATCATTTGATATTATCCAACTTTGCCCTCaggaaaaaatgaaaaactgGGGTATAGAG tTGGAAGTAGAGGTGAGCCGTATCAATGAGAATAAGTTGTGGATGAAGATAATTTTCGAGAAAAAAGTAGGAGGGTTTACAAAATTGATGGAGGCAATGAGCATGCTCGGGATTGAAGTTGTTGATATTAGTGTTACAACCACAAAAGGGGCAATTCTTATTACTTCATGTATTGAG GGAAAATTGCTTGTTCCTGAGCGAGTTCGAGAAGAATTACTTGATGTTATTAAAGTTATATAG